Proteins encoded in a region of the Ornithodoros turicata isolate Travis chromosome 3, ASM3712646v1, whole genome shotgun sequence genome:
- the LOC135389175 gene encoding dual oxidase maturation factor 1-like isoform X1, translating into MSFLYSALRSKPFPTGYPENRTPVTADVLEAGLILGFCILTFCFFIVLPGVRRKGTFFVRTMVSLFIGAFILLCNFGQEWEYSKIQATTPYRAFSDVQLKAHIEVKIGLRSVNITLRNVTHADDKVDYNERFTWAWDQGRLGFGPQGKAGSRRTEHILFFSLAGHYNQDFRAAQVRGAPFPILWIAEYFTFDGEGIRFGRHYRTAGWYTHILLWTAFPLWLLSNIVFLMVLWYGAYLLLMTAACLLAGSTVYATVRNSIPLEIPFYYEDQLVVLKTHYGWCFWMNLINAGILCAFVGLAVLFMDLRYPEAVASFFGIDVYQEYEEVYTDQVQEATPVAENPSDYGDMGVLRKRVPYSRFRRNSIRKPSPAPRRIPPEDDAPVYANYEARPRRYEPIGEDEESTTASRENILMKTYAR; encoded by the exons ATGAGTTTCCTGTACTCTGCCCTTCGGTCCAAGCCCTTCCCTACAGGATACCCGGAGAACAGGACACCAGTGACAGCTGACGTCCTCGAAGCCGGACTCATCCTTGGCTTCTGCATCCTCACCTTCTGCTTCTTCATCGTGCTTCCTGGAGTGCGAAGA AAAGGAACTTTTTTCGTACGAACCATGGTGAGCCttttcatcggagcattcattCTAC TATGCAACTTTGGTCAAGAATGGGAGTACTCGAAAATCCAAGCAACCACACCTTACAGAGCATTTAGCGATGTCCAACTGAAAGCCCACATAGAAGTGAAGATCGGGCTCAGAAGCGTCAACATCACCTTGCGAA ACGTGACCCATGCGGATGACAAGGTTGACTACAACGAACGCTTCACTTGGGCATGGGATCAGGGAAGACTTGGATTTGGACCCCAGGGTAAGGCTGGCTCCAGACGAACGGAGCATATTTTATTCTTTTCTTTAGCTGGTCACTACAACCAAGACTTTCGAGCCGCTCAAGTACGTGGCGCACCGTTTCCTATCCTCTGGATTGCTGAATATTTCACATTCGATGGCGAAGGCATCCGTTTCGGTCGACATTACCGCACTGCAGGCTGGTACACTCATATCCTGCTCTG GACGGCCTTTCCATTGTGGTTGTTGAGCAACATTGTATTCTTGATGGTGCTCTGGTATGGCGCCTACTTGCTCCTCATGACGGCTGCTTGTCTCTTGGCGGGGTCCACCGTATACGCTACCGTCCGCAATTCTATTCCACTCGAGATTCCTTTCTATTACGAGGATCAATTGGTTGTCCTGAAGACGCATTACGGATGGTGCTTCTGGAtgaaccttatcaacg CAGGTATACTGTGTGCGTTCGTGGGACTAGCGGTTCTCTTCATGGATCTCCGATACCCAGAAGCCGTGGCTAGTTTCTTCGGCATTGACGTCTACCAGGAGTACGAGGAGGTATACACCG ATCAAGTCCAAGAGGCAACACCTGTCGCAGAGAACCCGTCAGACTACGGAGACATG GGCGTGCTCAGGAAGCGGGTTCCATACAGTCGTTTCAGACGAAATTCCATCCGCAAACCTTCTCCAGCACCCAGAAGGATTCCTCCCGAGGACGATGCACCTGTTTATGCAAACTACGAGGCTAGACCCCGCAG GTATGAACCCATCGGCGAAGATGAAGAATCGACGACAGCATCCCGAGAGAATATTCTCATGAAAACTTATGCGCGTTGA
- the LOC135389175 gene encoding dual oxidase maturation factor 1-like isoform X4 produces MSFLYSALRSKPFPTGYPENRTPVTADVLEAGLILGFCILTFCFFIVLPGVRRKGTFFVRTMVSLFIGAFILLCNFGQEWEYSKIQATTPYRAFSDVQLKAHIEVKIGLRSVNITLRNVTHADDKVDYNERFTWAWDQGRLGFGPQAGHYNQDFRAAQVRGAPFPILWIAEYFTFDGEGIRFGRHYRTAGWYTHILLWTAFPLWLLSNIVFLMVLWYGAYLLLMTAACLLAGSTVYATVRNSIPLEIPFYYEDQLVVLKTHYGWCFWMNLINGILCAFVGLAVLFMDLRYPEAVASFFGIDVYQEYEEVYTDQVQEATPVAENPSDYGDMGVLRKRVPYSRFRRNSIRKPSPAPRRIPPEDDAPVYANYEARPRRYEPIGEDEESTTASRENILMKTYAR; encoded by the exons ATGAGTTTCCTGTACTCTGCCCTTCGGTCCAAGCCCTTCCCTACAGGATACCCGGAGAACAGGACACCAGTGACAGCTGACGTCCTCGAAGCCGGACTCATCCTTGGCTTCTGCATCCTCACCTTCTGCTTCTTCATCGTGCTTCCTGGAGTGCGAAGA AAAGGAACTTTTTTCGTACGAACCATGGTGAGCCttttcatcggagcattcattCTAC TATGCAACTTTGGTCAAGAATGGGAGTACTCGAAAATCCAAGCAACCACACCTTACAGAGCATTTAGCGATGTCCAACTGAAAGCCCACATAGAAGTGAAGATCGGGCTCAGAAGCGTCAACATCACCTTGCGAA ACGTGACCCATGCGGATGACAAGGTTGACTACAACGAACGCTTCACTTGGGCATGGGATCAGGGAAGACTTGGATTTGGACCCCAGG CTGGTCACTACAACCAAGACTTTCGAGCCGCTCAAGTACGTGGCGCACCGTTTCCTATCCTCTGGATTGCTGAATATTTCACATTCGATGGCGAAGGCATCCGTTTCGGTCGACATTACCGCACTGCAGGCTGGTACACTCATATCCTGCTCTG GACGGCCTTTCCATTGTGGTTGTTGAGCAACATTGTATTCTTGATGGTGCTCTGGTATGGCGCCTACTTGCTCCTCATGACGGCTGCTTGTCTCTTGGCGGGGTCCACCGTATACGCTACCGTCCGCAATTCTATTCCACTCGAGATTCCTTTCTATTACGAGGATCAATTGGTTGTCCTGAAGACGCATTACGGATGGTGCTTCTGGAtgaaccttatcaacg GTATACTGTGTGCGTTCGTGGGACTAGCGGTTCTCTTCATGGATCTCCGATACCCAGAAGCCGTGGCTAGTTTCTTCGGCATTGACGTCTACCAGGAGTACGAGGAGGTATACACCG ATCAAGTCCAAGAGGCAACACCTGTCGCAGAGAACCCGTCAGACTACGGAGACATG GGCGTGCTCAGGAAGCGGGTTCCATACAGTCGTTTCAGACGAAATTCCATCCGCAAACCTTCTCCAGCACCCAGAAGGATTCCTCCCGAGGACGATGCACCTGTTTATGCAAACTACGAGGCTAGACCCCGCAG GTATGAACCCATCGGCGAAGATGAAGAATCGACGACAGCATCCCGAGAGAATATTCTCATGAAAACTTATGCGCGTTGA
- the LOC135389175 gene encoding dual oxidase maturation factor 1-like isoform X2 — MSFLYSALRSKPFPTGYPENRTPVTADVLEAGLILGFCILTFCFFIVLPGVRRKGTFFVRTMVSLFIGAFILLCNFGQEWEYSKIQATTPYRAFSDVQLKAHIEVKIGLRSVNITLRNVTHADDKVDYNERFTWAWDQGRLGFGPQGKAGSRRTEHILFFSLAGHYNQDFRAAQVRGAPFPILWIAEYFTFDGEGIRFGRHYRTAGWYTHILLWTAFPLWLLSNIVFLMVLWYGAYLLLMTAACLLAGSTVYATVRNSIPLEIPFYYEDQLVVLKTHYGWCFWMNLINGILCAFVGLAVLFMDLRYPEAVASFFGIDVYQEYEEVYTDQVQEATPVAENPSDYGDMGVLRKRVPYSRFRRNSIRKPSPAPRRIPPEDDAPVYANYEARPRRYEPIGEDEESTTASRENILMKTYAR, encoded by the exons ATGAGTTTCCTGTACTCTGCCCTTCGGTCCAAGCCCTTCCCTACAGGATACCCGGAGAACAGGACACCAGTGACAGCTGACGTCCTCGAAGCCGGACTCATCCTTGGCTTCTGCATCCTCACCTTCTGCTTCTTCATCGTGCTTCCTGGAGTGCGAAGA AAAGGAACTTTTTTCGTACGAACCATGGTGAGCCttttcatcggagcattcattCTAC TATGCAACTTTGGTCAAGAATGGGAGTACTCGAAAATCCAAGCAACCACACCTTACAGAGCATTTAGCGATGTCCAACTGAAAGCCCACATAGAAGTGAAGATCGGGCTCAGAAGCGTCAACATCACCTTGCGAA ACGTGACCCATGCGGATGACAAGGTTGACTACAACGAACGCTTCACTTGGGCATGGGATCAGGGAAGACTTGGATTTGGACCCCAGGGTAAGGCTGGCTCCAGACGAACGGAGCATATTTTATTCTTTTCTTTAGCTGGTCACTACAACCAAGACTTTCGAGCCGCTCAAGTACGTGGCGCACCGTTTCCTATCCTCTGGATTGCTGAATATTTCACATTCGATGGCGAAGGCATCCGTTTCGGTCGACATTACCGCACTGCAGGCTGGTACACTCATATCCTGCTCTG GACGGCCTTTCCATTGTGGTTGTTGAGCAACATTGTATTCTTGATGGTGCTCTGGTATGGCGCCTACTTGCTCCTCATGACGGCTGCTTGTCTCTTGGCGGGGTCCACCGTATACGCTACCGTCCGCAATTCTATTCCACTCGAGATTCCTTTCTATTACGAGGATCAATTGGTTGTCCTGAAGACGCATTACGGATGGTGCTTCTGGAtgaaccttatcaacg GTATACTGTGTGCGTTCGTGGGACTAGCGGTTCTCTTCATGGATCTCCGATACCCAGAAGCCGTGGCTAGTTTCTTCGGCATTGACGTCTACCAGGAGTACGAGGAGGTATACACCG ATCAAGTCCAAGAGGCAACACCTGTCGCAGAGAACCCGTCAGACTACGGAGACATG GGCGTGCTCAGGAAGCGGGTTCCATACAGTCGTTTCAGACGAAATTCCATCCGCAAACCTTCTCCAGCACCCAGAAGGATTCCTCCCGAGGACGATGCACCTGTTTATGCAAACTACGAGGCTAGACCCCGCAG GTATGAACCCATCGGCGAAGATGAAGAATCGACGACAGCATCCCGAGAGAATATTCTCATGAAAACTTATGCGCGTTGA
- the LOC135389175 gene encoding dual oxidase maturation factor 1-like isoform X3 — MSFLYSALRSKPFPTGYPENRTPVTADVLEAGLILGFCILTFCFFIVLPGVRRKGTFFVRTMVSLFIGAFILLCNFGQEWEYSKIQATTPYRAFSDVQLKAHIEVKIGLRSVNITLRNVTHADDKVDYNERFTWAWDQGRLGFGPQAGHYNQDFRAAQVRGAPFPILWIAEYFTFDGEGIRFGRHYRTAGWYTHILLWTAFPLWLLSNIVFLMVLWYGAYLLLMTAACLLAGSTVYATVRNSIPLEIPFYYEDQLVVLKTHYGWCFWMNLINAGILCAFVGLAVLFMDLRYPEAVASFFGIDVYQEYEEVYTDQVQEATPVAENPSDYGDMGVLRKRVPYSRFRRNSIRKPSPAPRRIPPEDDAPVYANYEARPRRYEPIGEDEESTTASRENILMKTYAR, encoded by the exons ATGAGTTTCCTGTACTCTGCCCTTCGGTCCAAGCCCTTCCCTACAGGATACCCGGAGAACAGGACACCAGTGACAGCTGACGTCCTCGAAGCCGGACTCATCCTTGGCTTCTGCATCCTCACCTTCTGCTTCTTCATCGTGCTTCCTGGAGTGCGAAGA AAAGGAACTTTTTTCGTACGAACCATGGTGAGCCttttcatcggagcattcattCTAC TATGCAACTTTGGTCAAGAATGGGAGTACTCGAAAATCCAAGCAACCACACCTTACAGAGCATTTAGCGATGTCCAACTGAAAGCCCACATAGAAGTGAAGATCGGGCTCAGAAGCGTCAACATCACCTTGCGAA ACGTGACCCATGCGGATGACAAGGTTGACTACAACGAACGCTTCACTTGGGCATGGGATCAGGGAAGACTTGGATTTGGACCCCAGG CTGGTCACTACAACCAAGACTTTCGAGCCGCTCAAGTACGTGGCGCACCGTTTCCTATCCTCTGGATTGCTGAATATTTCACATTCGATGGCGAAGGCATCCGTTTCGGTCGACATTACCGCACTGCAGGCTGGTACACTCATATCCTGCTCTG GACGGCCTTTCCATTGTGGTTGTTGAGCAACATTGTATTCTTGATGGTGCTCTGGTATGGCGCCTACTTGCTCCTCATGACGGCTGCTTGTCTCTTGGCGGGGTCCACCGTATACGCTACCGTCCGCAATTCTATTCCACTCGAGATTCCTTTCTATTACGAGGATCAATTGGTTGTCCTGAAGACGCATTACGGATGGTGCTTCTGGAtgaaccttatcaacg CAGGTATACTGTGTGCGTTCGTGGGACTAGCGGTTCTCTTCATGGATCTCCGATACCCAGAAGCCGTGGCTAGTTTCTTCGGCATTGACGTCTACCAGGAGTACGAGGAGGTATACACCG ATCAAGTCCAAGAGGCAACACCTGTCGCAGAGAACCCGTCAGACTACGGAGACATG GGCGTGCTCAGGAAGCGGGTTCCATACAGTCGTTTCAGACGAAATTCCATCCGCAAACCTTCTCCAGCACCCAGAAGGATTCCTCCCGAGGACGATGCACCTGTTTATGCAAACTACGAGGCTAGACCCCGCAG GTATGAACCCATCGGCGAAGATGAAGAATCGACGACAGCATCCCGAGAGAATATTCTCATGAAAACTTATGCGCGTTGA